The sequence below is a genomic window from Bremerella alba.
CTTGCATTTTGCCAGAACTAAGAACCTTCTTGCGGCGGGGAGATTGACCAGGAACACGGAGCAGGCAATCCGTGAACGTTCCTCCGACATCAATCCAGAACTCAGGTCGCATGTGTCAGTCGCAATTGGCTAAGAAGATCAAGGAGTTGTCAGTGAAGCTCCTATGATAGGCCAAATGAATGCTTACGCGGAAGGACCATCGGCACTGCGGGTAATCTGATCGATATAACTTGAGAGAAGTTTGTGTGACTCATCCAAGGTAAAGTGAAATGGATCGTGCTTCAGACTGACGAATATCTGATCGGCTGAGGTGCAGACGCAAAACGCGGCTGCGGTATTTGGTCGGCAAGGAGGCGTGCCGGTGAGACCGTCGTAAACAAGATTGCCTGCAGTCAGACCGCCATCTGTTGGAGGAAGCTTGGCCTGAAACCGTCGCCACGAGTTGCCGAAGTTTGTGAGGACCGCAGTGGAAAAACAGGAAGAGCCATTGAGCAGCGATGGTAGCAATCCCAGCGTTTGCACCGCGGCGAGCCCGCCAATGAAATGGCGAGATAGATTGTCCTTGCGAATCGCCGCCGTTTCTGGGACGAGCGACTCCAAGAGCTCATCCGGTTTGCGAATCATATTGCCACGACGTGCTAGAAACGCAAAACCAATGTCATTGGTGGTAGGCATTGCGCCGTCGCCTCGACCTCGCAGGCTTTGCGGCATGAGTATTCTCAGGTAACGCGAACCGATATCAATCCCTTGGTTCGACATCCAGTCGTTAAGCGTAACGAACAGATCACGCAGTAGAACATCATTTACGGTGACCTTTCGAGCGGAGGTCCATTTTCGCATGGCCAACGTGGCTTCTGGGCTGACTGCCTTGGTGATATGTCCGTTCTGTTGGCGCATGGCATCATCACCCAAAGGCGAGCGTTTGTCGGTCAGCGGCAAAGGACGCTGCATGAAAAAGTTGCTTGCCCCGTAGATACCGCAATAAACGTCATACAGGCCACGTTTCCAGCCTGGATTTTTTAAGGCCGAATTACAACGGTTCAGAAGACGTTCAGGCTCCCATTTTCTGGGCTTTACGAACTTTGTTCCGGGCGTAGCGTTATGATAGGCCGTCAACAAATCTTCGACGAACGCGATCGAGCCAACTCCATCTGAGGTGGCGTGATGAAAATGAAGCAGAAAGGAAGACCGCTCGCTACCTGACCGGACGTAAATTCGAAGCCCGAGTTCCTGGAAGAGATCGACGTAGTTGTCGTAGCCTGTCAGGCAAGGAACGCCAAATTCGTCCCATTCGACCTCCGGCATTCGATCGGTCAACTGCCAGACCAGTCCGAGCTTTTTGTCATTTTGGACAACACTTTGAAAAAGCGGAGCACGTTGGACTGCAAACGCCAAGGCTTCCTCGAAAGGGCCGCGCTGGATGGTACCTTGGACGTGGACCTCGATATCGCACATCATCGGATATTGCGAACGTCCATCGGCCAGCATGAATTTTTCGACCGGCGAAAGAGGCAGCGGAAAGAGCTTGTCCAACGGAGTATGGATTTCGGAATGCGGCTGCATGGCAAGCTGTGACATGTTGGTTTTCTGCGGTTGCGAAACAGTCAAGGAAGCTCTTTCACTTGAATCTTGCCTGCTGGGTTTCGGGGGAGCTTGGCGACAATAGTGATGTCTCGTGGTCGCTTGTAATAAACAAGGTTTGCGTCGCAATAAGCTTTTAAGACTGTCTCGTCGATCCCGTCATCGACCGCGACTGCGGCTTTCACGATCTCTCCCTTAGACTTAAGTTGTCCTGCGTAAACCTTGACTTCACGAACGCCTGGCATCGCCGCAATGACCTCTTCGACTTCGCACGGAACAACTTTCAAGCCCAGGATGTTGATCATTTCGCCTGTGCGACCACGAAGATGGATCACGCCATCCTCCACGGTTTTTGCGAGATCGCCTGTTTCAAAGAAACCATCGGAGTCCCATGGTTTCAGGATCTCACCGGTTTCGGATAGATAACCGGTCATCATTGACGAACTCTTCACGTGAATCTTCCCCACGCTTGGTTCCAGACCTAGTTCTTTGGCATTGGCAGGCGAACGTACTCGGACTTCGACACCGTCCATCGGTGGCCCGACGCGGCCGTCGACATCTTGACCGTCAGCGATCGTTGCAACCGAGATGCCACCTGTTTCTGTAGTGCCGTACAAAGGACATACGGTCACGCCGGTCTTTTTTCGGAATTGAACGGCCGATCGTTTGGGCATCATGGAGCCTGCGGTGAGCAGCCAGCGTAAACGACCAAACTCGATACCACCTCCGAATAGCAGAATATCGATATGGGCTGGCACCATCGGAAGGATGGTTACGGGGAACTCTCGTAATATTCGTGCCAATTTCCCCACACTGAACTTTGATGTGGTAACGATACTGGCTCCGGTTAGTAAGGGAACCATGGTTGTCAGACCGTAACCGTATGCATGGCTCATTGGTGGAATGGCCATTAAGCAATCATCCTCACAAATCGCCATTGTTGCGGTGTAATGACGAGCTTCTTCCATCGCCGGAAAACCTGGACGGAGTGCAATTTTAGGAAGTCCCGTCGAACCGGAAGTTGGATGAAGGGGCACCCCGCGAAACTCAGGACCAGGGATGCTGGTTGGTTCGGAGAAACGGCCTAGTACAAGACTCCAATCATCGCCAGCGAGGATCATGCCATGCTGTTCAAGAACCGAGTCGACCTGTTCGTCACCACCCGACGAAATAAGCCACTTGACGCCAAATCGCTGGGCGTAACGAGCTAGCTCGGCCGGAGGTGTCATCACGTGAACCAGCAGCGGAGATGCATTGCATGCTAGAAGTGCCGTAAGTGCGATAGGGAACATCGGGCCATTAGCGATCGTGACCAATACACGATCGCCAGCAGCGATGCCTTTCCGCTTTAAGGACTGCGCGAGATGTTGTCGTAGGCGTTGGAATTGATCGGAAGAGATACTGCGGCCAGAATCCAAATCGATGATTTGACCGCGATAGCTTTCCGCCGCCTCAAGTATGGGATCAGGGCTCCATACGGAATTGGGCGTTAACGTACTAGGCATTGGCGTGCACCTTCTTCCCATCGCTCCAGGACTTCGTCGATGTCACGCGACGAATGAGCGGTGGACAGGAACATCGGTTCAAACTCGTTGGGGTGAAAATAGACACCACGCTGCTGCATCCAATGTTGGAATTGAATGTAACGTTCAAAGTCGGCGTGACGTCGGACATCTCGATAGTTGTAAAGTCCCTCGGTTTCTTCTTTAGTGATCATGGCTGCGATTAGGGGGCCCAGGTGGTTCACTTGAGCGGGGATGTTCAGCCGGGAATAGATATCTTTGACGCCATTTGCGAGTTGATCGGAAACTGTGTGCAAGTGACCGTAAATACCTTCTTTGTCTGCCAGAAC
It includes:
- a CDS encoding class I adenylate-forming enzyme family protein → MPSTLTPNSVWSPDPILEAAESYRGQIIDLDSGRSISSDQFQRLRQHLAQSLKRKGIAAGDRVLVTIANGPMFPIALTALLACNASPLLVHVMTPPAELARYAQRFGVKWLISSGGDEQVDSVLEQHGMILAGDDWSLVLGRFSEPTSIPGPEFRGVPLHPTSGSTGLPKIALRPGFPAMEEARHYTATMAICEDDCLMAIPPMSHAYGYGLTTMVPLLTGASIVTTSKFSVGKLARILREFPVTILPMVPAHIDILLFGGGIEFGRLRWLLTAGSMMPKRSAVQFRKKTGVTVCPLYGTTETGGISVATIADGQDVDGRVGPPMDGVEVRVRSPANAKELGLEPSVGKIHVKSSSMMTGYLSETGEILKPWDSDGFFETGDLAKTVEDGVIHLRGRTGEMINILGLKVVPCEVEEVIAAMPGVREVKVYAGQLKSKGEIVKAAVAVDDGIDETVLKAYCDANLVYYKRPRDITIVAKLPRNPAGKIQVKELP